In Rhipicephalus microplus isolate Deutch F79 chromosome 9, USDA_Rmic, whole genome shotgun sequence, one genomic interval encodes:
- the LOC142771807 gene encoding glutathione S-transferase 2-like isoform X2 translates to MAPVLGYWNIRGLAQPIRLLLAHVDAEVEEKHYSCGPPPDFDKSYWLSEKPKLGLDFPNLPYYIDDDVKLTQSMAILRYLARKHDLMGKTEAEKQRVDVVEQQLADFRMNWGRLCYSPDFVSMTLPLRYLAEKLKGDYLKDLPASLKALSDYLGDHKFFAGDNLTYVDFIAYEMLDQHLLFAPDCLKDFANLNAFADRVAALPRIAAYLQSDKCIKWPLNGDMASFGSRLQKQP, encoded by the exons TTGGCCCAGCCCATCCGGTTGCTGCTTGCTCATGTGGACGCCGAGGTAGAGGAGAAGCACTACTCGTGCGGACCCCCGCCTGACTTCGACAAAAGCTACTGGCTCAGCGAGAAGCCCAAGCTCGGACTCGATTTCCCCAAT CTGCCCTACTACATTGACGACGATGTCAAGCTTACCCAAAGCATGGCCATCCTGCGTTACCTTGCCAGGAAGCATGATTTGA TGGGCAAGACGGAAGCTGAGAAGCAGCGAGTCGACGTCGTCGAGCAGCAGCTGGCGGACTTCCGTATGAACTGGGGTCGTCTCTGCTACAGCCCTGACTTCGTGAGTATGACGCTGCCATTGCGCTACCTTGCG GAAAAGCTGAAGGGCGACTATCTCAAGGACCTGCCGGCGTCCCTAAAGGCTTTGTCCGACTATTTGGGAGACCACAAGTTTTTTGCTGGAGACAAC ctCACTTACGTCGACTTCATCGCCTACGAGATGCTTGACCAGCATCTCCTCTTCGCACCTGACTGCCTGAAGGATTTTGCCAACCTGAATGCCTTCGCCGATCGTGTTGCG GCTCTTCCGCGCATTGCGGCTTACCTGCAGTCGGACAAGTGCATCAAATGGCCCCTCAACGGTGACATGGCCAGCTTTGGAAGCAGGCTGCAGAAGCAGCCATGA
- the LOC142771807 gene encoding glutathione S-transferase 2-like isoform X1, producing MAPVLGYWNIRGLAQPIRLLLAHVDAEVEEKHYSCGPPPDFDKSYWLSEKPKLGLDFPNLPYYIDDDVKLTQSMAILRYLARKHDLMGKTEAEKQRVDVVEQQLADFRMNWGRLCYSPDFVSMTLPLRYLAVISLSACRGGSEEKLKGDYLKDLPASLKALSDYLGDHKFFAGDNLTYVDFIAYEMLDQHLLFAPDCLKDFANLNAFADRVAALPRIAAYLQSDKCIKWPLNGDMASFGSRLQKQP from the exons TTGGCCCAGCCCATCCGGTTGCTGCTTGCTCATGTGGACGCCGAGGTAGAGGAGAAGCACTACTCGTGCGGACCCCCGCCTGACTTCGACAAAAGCTACTGGCTCAGCGAGAAGCCCAAGCTCGGACTCGATTTCCCCAAT CTGCCCTACTACATTGACGACGATGTCAAGCTTACCCAAAGCATGGCCATCCTGCGTTACCTTGCCAGGAAGCATGATTTGA TGGGCAAGACGGAAGCTGAGAAGCAGCGAGTCGACGTCGTCGAGCAGCAGCTGGCGGACTTCCGTATGAACTGGGGTCGTCTCTGCTACAGCCCTGACTTCGTGAGTATGACGCTGCCATTGCGCTACCTTGCGGTGATATCATTATCTGCCTGCAGGGGTGGCTCGGAG GAAAAGCTGAAGGGCGACTATCTCAAGGACCTGCCGGCGTCCCTAAAGGCTTTGTCCGACTATTTGGGAGACCACAAGTTTTTTGCTGGAGACAAC ctCACTTACGTCGACTTCATCGCCTACGAGATGCTTGACCAGCATCTCCTCTTCGCACCTGACTGCCTGAAGGATTTTGCCAACCTGAATGCCTTCGCCGATCGTGTTGCG GCTCTTCCGCGCATTGCGGCTTACCTGCAGTCGGACAAGTGCATCAAATGGCCCCTCAACGGTGACATGGCCAGCTTTGGAAGCAGGCTGCAGAAGCAGCCATGA
- the LOC142771807 gene encoding glutathione S-transferase 2-like isoform X3 codes for MAPVLGYWNIRGLAQPIRLLLAHVDAEVEEKHYSCGPPPDFDKSYWLSEKPKLGLDFPNLPYYIDDDVKLTQSMAILRYLARKHDLMGKTEAEKQRVDVVEQQLADFRMNWGRLCYSPDFEKLKGDYLKDLPASLKALSDYLGDHKFFAGDNLTYVDFIAYEMLDQHLLFAPDCLKDFANLNAFADRVAALPRIAAYLQSDKCIKWPLNGDMASFGSRLQKQP; via the exons TTGGCCCAGCCCATCCGGTTGCTGCTTGCTCATGTGGACGCCGAGGTAGAGGAGAAGCACTACTCGTGCGGACCCCCGCCTGACTTCGACAAAAGCTACTGGCTCAGCGAGAAGCCCAAGCTCGGACTCGATTTCCCCAAT CTGCCCTACTACATTGACGACGATGTCAAGCTTACCCAAAGCATGGCCATCCTGCGTTACCTTGCCAGGAAGCATGATTTGA TGGGCAAGACGGAAGCTGAGAAGCAGCGAGTCGACGTCGTCGAGCAGCAGCTGGCGGACTTCCGTATGAACTGGGGTCGTCTCTGCTACAGCCCTGACTTC GAAAAGCTGAAGGGCGACTATCTCAAGGACCTGCCGGCGTCCCTAAAGGCTTTGTCCGACTATTTGGGAGACCACAAGTTTTTTGCTGGAGACAAC ctCACTTACGTCGACTTCATCGCCTACGAGATGCTTGACCAGCATCTCCTCTTCGCACCTGACTGCCTGAAGGATTTTGCCAACCTGAATGCCTTCGCCGATCGTGTTGCG GCTCTTCCGCGCATTGCGGCTTACCTGCAGTCGGACAAGTGCATCAAATGGCCCCTCAACGGTGACATGGCCAGCTTTGGAAGCAGGCTGCAGAAGCAGCCATGA